A genomic window from Rhizobium sp. EC-SD404 includes:
- a CDS encoding nucleotidyltransferase, which produces MWAGVRQRFRRFHEDLNLSKDQIDDGLGKQHGVQKSLHRAYYDESTETPRGFIVGSWGKGTAVAPPSDVDIFFELPTAVYQRIEAYQGNKQSALLQEVRAHLLETYSQTNTRGDGQVVIVGFNTITVEVVPAFRYDNLGRFYMPDTNDGGRWKLVDPQAEIAFIDTADRNASGNVRPMAQMLKTWKRHCNVPLKSYQIELLTAEFMTTYENRQYDYYWYDWFMRDFFAWLCNKAWANLTIPGTFESINLGDAWLSRAQTARDRALQACADEYNDYTISAGEEWQKIFGDRIPVHVL; this is translated from the coding sequence ATGTGGGCAGGGGTAAGGCAGCGGTTCCGCCGCTTTCATGAGGATCTGAACTTATCGAAGGATCAGATCGATGATGGCCTTGGCAAACAGCACGGCGTGCAGAAGTCGCTTCACCGGGCCTATTACGATGAATCCACCGAAACCCCGCGCGGGTTCATCGTCGGATCATGGGGCAAGGGAACGGCCGTCGCGCCGCCTAGCGACGTCGATATTTTCTTTGAGTTGCCAACGGCAGTTTATCAACGCATCGAAGCCTATCAGGGCAACAAGCAATCGGCGTTGCTGCAAGAGGTTCGCGCACATCTGCTCGAAACCTATTCGCAAACCAATACGCGCGGCGACGGCCAAGTGGTAATCGTCGGCTTCAATACGATCACCGTAGAGGTAGTGCCAGCGTTCCGATACGATAATCTCGGCCGCTTCTATATGCCCGATACCAACGATGGGGGCCGATGGAAGCTGGTCGATCCCCAAGCCGAGATCGCTTTCATCGATACCGCCGATCGCAACGCAAGCGGCAACGTGCGGCCAATGGCGCAGATGCTCAAAACATGGAAGCGGCATTGCAACGTGCCGCTAAAATCATACCAGATCGAGTTGCTCACGGCCGAATTCATGACGACCTACGAGAACCGGCAATACGACTATTATTGGTATGATTGGTTTATGCGCGATTTCTTCGCCTGGCTATGCAACAAAGCTTGGGCGAACTTGACCATACCCGGCACTTTCGAATCCATAAATCTGGGCGATGCGTGGCTGTCGAGGGCGCAAACCGCCCGCGATCGCGCTCTGCAGGCGTGTGCGGATGAGTATAACGATTACACGATCTCGGCGGGCGAAGAATGGCAGAAGATATTCGGGGATCGAATCCCAGTTCACGTCCTGTAG
- the pnp gene encoding polyribonucleotide nucleotidyltransferase: protein MFDHHKVELEWAGRPLTLETGKVARQADGAVIATYGETVVLATVVSAKSPKAGQDFFPLTVNYQEKTYAAGKIPGGYFKREGRPSENETLTSRLIDRPIRPLFPDGYKNDTQVIITVMQHDRENNPDVVALVATSAALTLSGVPFMGPVGGARVGYINGEYVLNPHVDEMPESKLDLMVAGTGDAVLMVESEAQELDEETMLGAVMFGHRGFQPVIDAIIKLAEVAAKEPRDFTAEDHSALESEMLAFAEAELRDAYKNTDKTARYTAVDAVKAKVKEHFAPAEGEEARFTAEQIGSVFKSLQAKIVRWNILDTKSRIDGRDLATVRPIVSEVSMLPRTHGSALFTRGETQAIVVATLGTGEDEQYVDSLTGMYKERFLLHYNFPPFSVGETGRIGSPGRREIGHGKLAWRAIRPMLPAPEQFPYTLRVVSEITESNGSSSMATVCGTSLALMDAGVPLQRPVAGIAMGLIKEDERFAVLSDILGDEDHLGDMDFKVAGTENGITSLQMDIKIEGITEEIMKIALGQAKDGRIHILGEMAKALTTSREELGEFAPRIEVMQIPVDKIRDVIGSGGKIIREIVEKTGAKINIEDDGTIKIASASGKEIEAAKKWIHSIVDEPEIGHVYEGTVVKIADFGAFVNFFGPRDGLVHISQLAEDRVAKTSDVVKEGQKVYVKLMGFDERGKVRLSMKVVDQETGKEREKQED, encoded by the coding sequence ATGTTCGATCACCACAAAGTTGAACTCGAATGGGCCGGCCGTCCGCTGACCCTCGAAACGGGCAAGGTCGCCCGCCAGGCTGATGGCGCCGTCATCGCCACCTATGGCGAGACCGTCGTGCTCGCCACCGTCGTTTCCGCCAAGTCGCCGAAGGCCGGCCAGGACTTCTTCCCGCTGACCGTCAACTACCAGGAAAAGACCTACGCCGCCGGCAAGATCCCGGGTGGCTACTTCAAGCGCGAAGGCCGTCCGTCCGAAAACGAGACGCTCACCTCGCGCCTCATCGACCGGCCGATCCGCCCGCTCTTCCCGGATGGCTACAAGAACGACACCCAGGTCATCATCACCGTGATGCAGCACGACCGGGAGAACAACCCGGACGTCGTCGCCCTGGTCGCCACGTCTGCTGCGCTGACGCTCTCGGGCGTGCCCTTCATGGGCCCCGTCGGCGGCGCGCGCGTTGGCTACATCAACGGCGAATACGTGCTCAACCCGCATGTCGACGAAATGCCGGAATCCAAGCTCGACCTGATGGTCGCCGGCACGGGTGACGCGGTTCTCATGGTGGAATCGGAAGCCCAGGAACTCGACGAAGAAACCATGCTCGGCGCCGTCATGTTCGGCCATCGCGGCTTCCAGCCGGTGATCGACGCGATCATCAAGCTCGCGGAAGTGGCCGCCAAGGAGCCGCGCGACTTCACCGCCGAAGATCATTCGGCACTCGAAAGCGAAATGCTCGCCTTCGCCGAAGCCGAACTTCGCGACGCCTACAAGAACACCGACAAGACCGCACGCTACACCGCGGTCGATGCCGTGAAGGCAAAGGTCAAGGAGCATTTCGCGCCGGCCGAAGGCGAGGAAGCCCGCTTCACCGCCGAGCAGATCGGTTCGGTCTTCAAGTCGCTCCAGGCCAAGATCGTGCGCTGGAACATCCTCGACACCAAGTCGCGCATCGACGGCCGTGATCTCGCGACCGTCCGCCCGATCGTGTCGGAAGTCTCCATGCTGCCGCGCACCCACGGCTCGGCGCTCTTCACCCGCGGCGAGACCCAGGCGATCGTCGTCGCCACGCTCGGCACCGGCGAAGACGAACAGTACGTCGATTCACTCACGGGCATGTACAAGGAGCGCTTCCTGCTCCACTACAACTTCCCGCCCTTCTCCGTCGGTGAAACGGGCCGCATCGGCTCGCCCGGCCGCCGCGAAATCGGTCACGGCAAGCTCGCATGGCGCGCGATCCGTCCGATGCTGCCGGCACCCGAGCAGTTCCCCTACACGCTCCGCGTCGTCTCCGAGATCACCGAATCCAACGGCTCGTCCTCCATGGCGACCGTGTGCGGCACCTCGCTCGCGCTCATGGATGCAGGCGTTCCGCTGCAGCGTCCCGTTGCCGGCATCGCCATGGGCCTGATCAAGGAAGACGAGCGCTTCGCCGTCCTCTCCGACATCCTGGGCGATGAAGACCACCTCGGCGACATGGACTTCAAGGTCGCAGGCACCGAGAACGGCATCACCTCGCTGCAGATGGACATCAAGATCGAAGGCATCACCGAGGAGATCATGAAGATCGCGCTCGGCCAGGCCAAGGACGGTCGCATCCACATCCTCGGCGAGATGGCCAAGGCCCTCACGACGAGCCGCGAAGAGCTGGGCGAGTTCGCCCCGCGCATCGAAGTGATGCAGATCCCCGTCGACAAGATCCGTGACGTCATCGGTTCCGGCGGCAAGATCATCCGCGAGATCGTCGAGAAGACCGGCGCCAAGATCAACATCGAGGATGACGGCACGATCAAGATCGCATCGGCCTCCGGCAAGGAGATCGAAGCCGCCAAGAAGTGGATTCACTCCATCGTCGACGAGCCGGAAATCGGCCACGTCTACGAAGGCACGGTCGTGAAGATCGCCGATTTCGGCGCCTTCGTGAACTTCTTCGGCCCGCGCGACGGCCTCGTCCACATCTCCCAGCTCGCCGAAGACCGCGTCGCCAAGACATCCGACGTCGTCAAGGAAGGCCAGAAGGTCTACGTCAAGCTCATGGGCTTCGACGAACGCGGCAAGGTCCGCCTCTCCATGAAGGTCGTTGACCAGGAGACCGGTAAGGAACGCGAAAAGCAGGAAGACTGA
- the rpsO gene encoding 30S ribosomal protein S15, whose translation MSITAERKAELLKQYAIKEGDTGSPEVQVAILTERITNLTDHFKGHKKDNHSRRGLLKMVSSRRSLLDYVKSKDEERYKTLITSLGIRR comes from the coding sequence ATGTCGATCACTGCCGAACGTAAGGCTGAACTGCTCAAGCAATACGCGATCAAGGAAGGCGACACCGGTTCGCCGGAAGTCCAGGTCGCGATCCTGACTGAGCGGATCACCAACCTGACCGATCATTTCAAGGGCCACAAGAAGGACAACCACTCCCGTCGTGGTCTCCTCAAGATGGTTTCGAGCCGCCGTTCGCTCCTCGACTACGTCAAGTCGAAGGACGAAGAGCGCTACAAGACGCTGATCACCAGCCTCGGCATCCGCCGCTAG
- a CDS encoding sensor histidine kinase has product MVQAVDERGPPEPEKSTLDGTVRMRSRPISHYLFFLILVGLVPALLFSGYLLVRTNTVQQEGLQSIFQSNTRSIVQVVEQEVSGMLTTLRVLATDPTLEADNLEAFHDRGRRALIGRGMNLAVVDSNLRQVFNTRADYGAQLPAVSGPDVLRRALQDRTSAVSGVLFSETSLSWVFFVALPVNREGREPLLLVLARGADSLARAIEDGRLPASWQVAIVDSTQTVLSSTDPALSAGGALPFTFTDTFRQGITEIEMNGHPFQIIREGSALTQWSVVAWTPMATISAPIMRSIGLLVIGGLTIGALAALVTWLVAGRITRSARRLSESARLLGAGQTVPQNLHPISEFAIVSTALGEAAHNRSEAESEIRLLMREVAHRSKNQLTVINAMVGQTAKNAASVDEFVDSFRRRITGLARSTDLLLANAARGIDFRALVESQLEPFLPSDPERVRLLGPTVMVDAQASQTLGMAIHELATNASKYGALSDEESRLEITWWRREGTLSLTWREYVKKLNVLPDPDRKGFGSVVLERMMGGTLDAEITRNLHDNGIEWHFAIPLERLRADGSEDEA; this is encoded by the coding sequence ATGGTTCAGGCAGTCGACGAACGGGGCCCTCCCGAGCCGGAAAAGTCGACGCTCGATGGCACGGTGCGTATGCGCTCGCGGCCGATTTCCCATTATCTCTTCTTCCTCATCCTCGTCGGTCTCGTGCCGGCGCTTCTGTTCTCCGGCTACCTACTGGTGCGCACCAATACGGTCCAGCAGGAAGGATTGCAGTCCATCTTCCAGTCGAACACCCGCTCCATCGTGCAGGTGGTGGAGCAGGAAGTTTCCGGCATGCTGACGACGCTTCGGGTTCTGGCGACCGATCCAACGCTCGAGGCCGACAATCTCGAGGCGTTTCACGACCGGGGCCGCCGTGCGCTGATCGGTCGGGGCATGAACCTCGCCGTGGTCGACAGCAATCTTCGGCAAGTGTTCAACACGCGCGCCGACTATGGCGCGCAACTGCCTGCCGTCAGCGGCCCGGATGTCCTGCGTCGCGCCCTTCAAGATCGCACATCGGCGGTGTCCGGCGTACTGTTCAGCGAAACGTCGCTCTCCTGGGTGTTTTTCGTCGCGCTTCCGGTCAATCGTGAAGGGCGCGAGCCGCTCCTGCTCGTCCTCGCAAGAGGCGCGGACTCGCTCGCGCGGGCCATCGAAGACGGGCGGCTGCCCGCCTCATGGCAGGTTGCGATCGTCGACAGCACCCAGACCGTTCTTTCGTCCACCGATCCCGCGCTATCGGCTGGCGGTGCACTTCCTTTCACCTTCACCGATACGTTTCGGCAGGGGATCACCGAAATCGAGATGAACGGTCATCCGTTCCAGATCATTCGCGAGGGATCGGCGCTCACCCAGTGGAGTGTTGTCGCCTGGACCCCGATGGCGACGATCAGCGCGCCCATCATGCGCTCGATCGGTCTTCTCGTGATCGGCGGATTGACCATTGGCGCCCTTGCGGCGCTCGTCACCTGGCTCGTTGCGGGTCGTATCACCCGCTCGGCCCGACGGTTGTCCGAAAGCGCGCGTCTTCTGGGCGCCGGGCAGACCGTGCCGCAGAATTTGCATCCCATCAGCGAATTCGCCATCGTCTCAACCGCTCTCGGCGAGGCGGCCCATAATCGAAGCGAGGCCGAAAGCGAAATCCGCCTGCTGATGCGTGAAGTGGCGCACCGGTCCAAGAACCAGCTCACGGTCATCAACGCCATGGTCGGCCAAACCGCCAAGAACGCCGCGAGCGTCGACGAATTCGTCGACAGTTTCCGCCGCCGCATCACCGGCCTTGCCCGCTCCACCGACCTTCTGCTCGCCAATGCCGCGCGCGGCATCGACTTCCGCGCGCTGGTGGAAAGCCAGCTCGAACCATTTTTGCCGAGTGATCCGGAGCGCGTGCGGCTTTTGGGACCGACGGTCATGGTCGATGCGCAGGCTTCGCAGACGCTCGGCATGGCGATTCACGAGCTTGCCACCAATGCCTCGAAATACGGTGCGCTGTCCGACGAGGAGAGCCGGCTGGAAATCACCTGGTGGCGGCGTGAGGGCACGCTGTCGCTCACCTGGCGCGAATATGTGAAGAAGCTCAACGTGTTGCCCGATCCGGACCGCAAGGGCTTCGGCTCGGTTGTGCTCGAGCGCATGATGGGCGGCACGCTCGACGCCGAGATCACCCGCAATCTTCATGACAACGGCATCGAATGGCATTTCGCGATCCCGCTCGAACGGCTGCGTGCCGACGGCTCGGAGGACGAGGCCTGA
- the truB gene encoding tRNA pseudouridine(55) synthase TruB, with translation MGRRGKNKGRPVSGWIILDKPEDFGSTEAVSKIKWLFKAQKAGHAGTLDPLASGLLPIALGDATKTVPYVMDGRKIYEFTVRWGAERDTDDMEGEITQSSDLRPAQADVEALLTRYTGVIEQIPPQYSAVKIDGNRAYDLARGGETVEIAAREVEIHRLDLVACPEDDLAVFVVECGKGTYVRSLARDLGRDLGCYGHIAKLRRIGVAPFSDEDMVPLADLAALEELEDDAERLAALDAFLIDTGEALANLPHVAITDDQAHRLRMGNPIILRGRDAPLDEADVWVTARGRLVAIGEIGQGEFRPRRVFGN, from the coding sequence ATGGGTCGTCGCGGTAAGAACAAGGGCCGGCCCGTCTCCGGCTGGATCATCCTCGACAAGCCTGAGGATTTCGGATCGACAGAGGCCGTCTCCAAGATCAAGTGGCTGTTCAAGGCCCAGAAGGCCGGACATGCCGGGACCCTCGATCCTCTGGCATCTGGTCTGCTTCCGATCGCGCTTGGCGATGCCACCAAGACCGTCCCCTACGTCATGGATGGCCGCAAGATTTACGAATTCACCGTGCGTTGGGGTGCCGAGCGCGACACCGACGACATGGAAGGCGAAATCACCCAATCGAGTGACCTTCGCCCCGCGCAAGCCGACGTTGAGGCGCTTCTTACGCGCTATACGGGTGTGATCGAGCAGATCCCGCCGCAATATTCCGCGGTAAAAATCGATGGCAACCGCGCCTATGACCTCGCACGTGGCGGCGAAACGGTCGAGATCGCAGCCCGTGAAGTTGAAATCCACCGCCTCGATCTCGTCGCTTGCCCCGAGGACGATCTGGCGGTCTTCGTTGTCGAATGCGGCAAGGGAACGTATGTCCGCTCGCTTGCCCGCGACCTTGGCCGCGATCTCGGCTGCTATGGCCACATCGCCAAGCTTCGCCGCATCGGCGTTGCGCCGTTTTCCGACGAAGACATGGTGCCGCTCGCCGATTTGGCGGCGTTGGAAGAGCTTGAGGATGATGCCGAAAGGCTCGCAGCGCTCGACGCGTTCCTGATCGACACCGGCGAAGCGCTTGCCAATCTGCCCCATGTTGCGATCACGGACGACCAGGCACACCGCTTGCGCATGGGCAATCCGATCATCCTGCGTGGTCGCGATGCGCCGCTTGACGAAGCCGACGTGTGGGTCACCGCACGAGGACGTCTTGTCGCCATCGGCGAAATCGGCCAAGGAGAGTTTCGTCCCCGCCGCGTTTTCGGCAACTGA
- the rbfA gene encoding 30S ribosome-binding factor RbfA, which produces MARTNSSSSAPTQRMLRVGEQVRAAITQVLQRDEIRDPLIEKTVIAISEVRMSNDLRIATAYVTPLGQQDHDALVAALNRNARAIRKHITPALRQMKFMPEVRFRDDTSFDNYQKIDELLRSPEVARDLNRTDDDNGDDNGDDNHPSDKGTSN; this is translated from the coding sequence ATGGCACGTACGAATTCCTCCTCCTCCGCTCCCACCCAGCGCATGCTGCGCGTCGGCGAGCAGGTCCGCGCCGCGATAACGCAGGTGCTCCAGCGCGATGAAATCCGCGATCCATTGATCGAAAAGACCGTCATCGCGATTTCCGAGGTGCGCATGTCGAACGATCTGAGGATCGCGACCGCCTACGTCACGCCGCTCGGCCAGCAAGACCACGATGCGCTCGTTGCGGCGCTCAACCGCAATGCGCGTGCAATCCGCAAGCACATCACACCGGCGCTCCGGCAGATGAAATTCATGCCGGAAGTGCGTTTTCGTGACGATACCAGCTTCGACAACTACCAGAAGATCGATGAGCTCTTGCGCTCGCCCGAAGTCGCCCGCGATCTCAATCGCACGGACGATGATAATGGCGATGACAATGGCGATGACAACCACCCCAGCGACAAGGGAACGTCGAACTGA
- the infB gene encoding translation initiation factor IF-2 — protein MSDTKDDKTLSVPSKSTLTLKRPGSSQGTVRQEMGRGRTKAVVVETRKRRIHRPEDDVKPAPAQAAPAAPAPAAQPQQQPAQPAASTAPAPTPAAAPAAAAPQQQPQRPAAPRPAAPPQRIETPRPAPQMRPRPGSTGNLSAGEMDARRRALEEARVRDVEDRKLAEIEARRRAEEDKRLAIERAEQARIEAEQAALNRAETEAKVISAESGERKRPAPVKEKEKEEATPIARVGRKVDAEDDDGRAAPRKGGGPVKVEAPKPTRPKTDGERRRGKLTLTGALDEDGSTRGRSLSAMRRRQEKFKRAQMQETREKIQREVILPETITIQELSQRMAERSVDVIKYLMKEGQMLKPGDIIDADLAELLATEFGHTVKRVSESDVEEGIFDVKDVDGDLSSRPPIVTIMGHVDHGKTSLLDAIRHANVVSGEAGGITQHIGAYQVEQDGHKITFIDTPGHAAFTAMRARGAQATDIAILVVAADDSVMPQTIESISHAKAAGVPIIVAINKIDKPTADAQKVRTQLLQHEVFVESMGGEVLDVEVSAKTGANLDKLLEAILLQSEILDLKANTSRTAEGMVVEAKLDRGRGSVATVLVQKGTLRPGEIIVAGDQWGRVRALVNDRGEVVKEAGPSMPVEILGLQGTPMAGDRFAVVENEQRAREISEYRQRLAREKAVARQAGSRGSLEQMMTQLQDTGLKEFPLVIKGDVQGSIEAIIGTLDKLGTSEVRARIVHSGAGGITESDISLAEASNAAIIGFNVRANKQARDAAEAAGIEIRYYNIIYDLVDDVKAAMSGLLSPERRETFIGNAGILEVFNITKVGKVAGCRVTEGKVERGAGVRLIRDNVVIHEGTLKTLKRFKDEVSEVPVGQECGMAFQNYDDMRAGDIIECFRVEHVTRTL, from the coding sequence ATGAGCGACACTAAAGACGACAAGACCCTGAGCGTACCGAGCAAGTCGACCCTTACTCTGAAGCGTCCGGGCTCCAGCCAGGGCACTGTACGGCAGGAAATGGGACGCGGCCGGACGAAGGCCGTCGTCGTTGAGACGCGCAAGCGTCGCATCCATCGCCCAGAAGACGATGTAAAGCCGGCGCCTGCCCAGGCGGCGCCAGCGGCACCTGCACCCGCAGCGCAGCCACAGCAGCAGCCGGCACAGCCAGCCGCTTCGACTGCGCCGGCGCCTACTCCGGCAGCCGCACCTGCAGCCGCTGCGCCGCAGCAGCAGCCGCAGCGCCCGGCCGCTCCCCGCCCGGCGGCACCGCCCCAGCGCATCGAGACCCCGCGTCCGGCACCGCAGATGCGGCCGCGCCCAGGCTCCACCGGCAATCTGTCCGCGGGAGAGATGGATGCCCGCCGTCGCGCCCTCGAGGAAGCGCGCGTGCGCGACGTCGAAGATCGCAAGCTTGCCGAGATCGAAGCCCGTCGTCGGGCCGAAGAAGACAAGCGCCTTGCCATCGAGCGTGCCGAGCAGGCCCGCATCGAAGCTGAACAGGCAGCGTTGAACCGGGCCGAAACCGAGGCCAAGGTCATCTCCGCCGAATCCGGCGAGCGCAAGCGTCCGGCTCCCGTCAAGGAGAAGGAAAAGGAAGAAGCGACGCCCATCGCCCGCGTCGGTCGCAAGGTCGATGCCGAGGACGACGATGGCCGCGCTGCACCGCGCAAGGGCGGCGGTCCGGTCAAGGTGGAAGCACCCAAGCCGACCCGGCCCAAGACCGATGGCGAACGCCGCCGTGGCAAGCTGACCCTGACGGGCGCACTCGACGAAGATGGTTCGACCCGTGGTCGCTCGCTCTCGGCCATGCGTCGCCGCCAGGAGAAGTTCAAGCGCGCGCAGATGCAGGAGACCCGCGAGAAGATCCAGCGCGAGGTCATTCTGCCGGAAACCATCACCATCCAGGAACTCTCCCAGCGTATGGCGGAGCGTTCGGTCGACGTCATCAAGTATCTGATGAAGGAAGGCCAGATGCTGAAGCCTGGCGACATCATCGATGCCGACTTGGCCGAGCTTCTCGCCACCGAATTCGGCCACACGGTCAAGCGCGTGTCGGAATCGGATGTCGAAGAGGGCATCTTTGACGTCAAGGATGTCGATGGCGATCTGTCGTCGCGTCCGCCGATCGTCACGATCATGGGTCACGTCGACCACGGCAAGACATCGCTGCTCGACGCCATTCGTCACGCCAACGTCGTGTCGGGTGAAGCCGGTGGCATCACTCAGCATATCGGCGCCTATCAGGTCGAGCAGGATGGTCACAAGATCACCTTCATCGACACGCCCGGCCACGCCGCCTTTACGGCGATGCGTGCCCGTGGTGCGCAGGCGACCGACATCGCGATCCTCGTGGTTGCCGCCGACGACAGCGTGATGCCGCAGACGATCGAGTCGATCAGCCACGCCAAGGCTGCCGGCGTCCCGATCATCGTGGCGATCAACAAGATCGACAAGCCGACGGCCGACGCCCAGAAGGTCCGCACGCAGCTCCTCCAGCATGAGGTGTTCGTGGAATCCATGGGCGGTGAAGTGCTCGACGTAGAAGTGTCCGCCAAGACGGGCGCCAATCTCGACAAGCTGCTCGAAGCGATCCTTCTTCAGTCTGAAATTCTCGACCTGAAGGCGAATACCAGCCGTACGGCGGAAGGCATGGTCGTCGAAGCCAAGCTCGATCGCGGTCGCGGTTCGGTTGCGACCGTCCTCGTCCAGAAGGGCACATTGCGTCCGGGCGAGATCATCGTGGCCGGCGACCAGTGGGGCCGTGTGCGTGCGCTGGTCAACGATCGCGGCGAAGTCGTGAAAGAGGCTGGCCCGTCCATGCCGGTCGAAATCCTCGGCCTGCAGGGTACGCCGATGGCCGGCGACCGGTTCGCCGTCGTCGAGAACGAACAGCGCGCTCGCGAGATTTCCGAGTATCGTCAGCGTCTTGCCCGTGAAAAGGCAGTCGCGCGTCAGGCCGGTTCGCGCGGTTCGCTCGAGCAGATGATGACCCAGCTCCAGGATACCGGGCTGAAGGAATTTCCGCTGGTCATCAAGGGCGACGTTCAGGGCTCGATCGAAGCCATCATCGGCACGCTCGACAAGCTGGGCACCAGCGAAGTCCGCGCCCGCATCGTGCATTCCGGTGCCGGCGGCATCACCGAGAGCGACATCTCGCTCGCGGAAGCCTCCAATGCGGCGATCATCGGCTTCAACGTCCGTGCCAACAAGCAGGCACGCGATGCGGCCGAGGCTGCGGGCATCGAGATCCGCTACTACAACATCATCTACGATCTGGTGGATGACGTGAAAGCGGCCATGTCGGGGCTTCTGTCTCCGGAGCGTCGCGAGACCTTCATCGGCAATGCCGGAATCCTCGAGGTGTTCAACATCACGAAGGTCGGCAAGGTCGCGGGTTGCCGTGTCACGGAAGGCAAGGTCGAGCGTGGAGCCGGCGTGCGCCTCATCCGCGACAACGTCGTCATCCACGAAGGCACGCTCAAGACCCTCAAGCGCTTCAAGGACGAAGTGTCCGAAGTGCCGGTCGGTCAGGAGTGCGGCATGGCGTTCCAGAACTACGACGATATGCGCGCAGGCGACATCATCGAGTGCTTCCGCGTCGAGCACGTGACGCGCACGCTCTAG
- a CDS encoding RNA-binding protein produces MSERMCIVTRASGPTEGLIRFVAAPDGTLVPDLKERLPGRGCWITPERDVVALALKRRLFAKALKAEVTVDPDMPETLDRLLRDQLLGMMAMARKAGQFVSGATKVDKAVRSGEALAVFHATDAAEDGVRKIGQARHFAVEIGIDPIEAFHLVSADEMAFHLGEGALIHAAALAGQAGEGVVKRAKLLHRYRHGLAKPSDGALNGGTEHGELE; encoded by the coding sequence ATGAGCGAGCGCATGTGCATCGTCACGCGCGCAAGCGGCCCGACGGAAGGCCTGATCCGCTTCGTCGCGGCTCCGGATGGTACGCTCGTTCCGGATCTGAAGGAGCGGCTGCCCGGACGAGGTTGCTGGATCACGCCCGAGCGCGATGTCGTCGCGCTCGCCTTGAAGCGCCGTCTCTTCGCCAAGGCGCTCAAGGCCGAGGTGACGGTCGATCCGGATATGCCGGAAACGCTCGATCGCCTGTTGCGCGATCAGTTGCTCGGCATGATGGCCATGGCCCGCAAGGCCGGCCAGTTCGTCTCCGGCGCCACCAAGGTGGACAAGGCGGTGCGTTCCGGCGAGGCGCTGGCGGTCTTCCATGCCACCGACGCGGCCGAGGATGGCGTGCGCAAGATCGGTCAGGCGCGGCATTTCGCAGTCGAGATCGGCATTGATCCGATTGAAGCATTTCACCTCGTCAGCGCCGACGAGATGGCGTTTCATTTGGGCGAAGGCGCGTTAATCCATGCCGCAGCGCTTGCGGGACAGGCCGGTGAGGGTGTAGTGAAGCGCGCAAAGTTGCTCCATCGCTACCGCCACGGCTTGGCTAAGCCGTCAGATGGGGCTCTCAACGGTGGGACCGAACATGGCGAACTGGAATAG